The Acinetobacter chinensis genomic sequence TCTAAAGTGGTCGCACCGACACAGCGCAATTCACCACGTGCCAATGCAGGTTTAAGCATATTGCCCGCATCCATCGCGCCATCGCCTTTACCTGCACCGACAAGTGTATGCAACTCGTCAATGAACAGGATGATTTCACCATCGTATTTGGCTAAGTCTTTCAGAACTGCTTTTAGACGTTCCTCGAACTCACCACGATATTTTGCACCTGCAAGTAAAGAACCTAAATCAAGTGAAAGAACACGTTTTCCTTTCAAACTTTCAGGGACTTCACCATTGACGATACGCTGTGCTAAACCTTCAACAATCGCAGTTTTACCCACACCTGGTTCACCAATCAACACGGGATTGTTTTTGGTACGGCGTGACAAAACCTGAATGGTACGGCGAATTTCTTCATCACGACCAATCACAGGATCAAGCTTGCCTGACAAAGCACGTTCAGTCAGGTCAACGGTATATTTATTTAATGAATCACGTTGATCTTCATGGTTATTTGCCATAACTTGCTCACCACCTCGTATATTTTCAATCGCTTTGCGCAGTTTGTCTGTCGTCACACCCACGCTTGTGAATAATGTTTTGGTTGCACCAGTTTCAGCAAGTGCCAGAATCACCCAATCAGTTGATAAAAACTCATCGCCTGCTTTTTGGGCGAAACTGTCTGCCAGATTCAGCGCGCGAACCGCTTCAGGATTTAAATTAATATCACCTGTTGGCGTACCGATTTTCGGTGCATCGTTAATTGCCTTTTGCAGCTTCGTTTTCAGCTCAGGAAGATTTGCACCTGACTGTTGCAATAAACTCAGGTTCGATGGCTCTTCCAGTAAAGCTGAAAGAATGTGAATACCCTCAATCGCAGTATTGTCATTCCCCATCGCTAAAGACTGGGCATCAGATAAGGCTTGCTGCAGGCGGTTGGTAAATTTTTCAAATCGCATTCTTGTTATTCCTCACAACAAATTTTGTACTTGAATAATAAATGGGAACGCTTGGTCGGATTTCAATAGACAAATTAAATTATTTTATATATTTTTCAAAAACTTACTATTTTAATCAGAATAGATTTCAGTATTAATATCTGTGCTGATTCAACTTTTTTCAAGTCAGTACTTTAGAAAAATATATGTTTTAAATGTCCTTATATTATTGATCAACTTACCATTTAGACTAAGCTGTATTGGAAAATTTTAGAATCTGAAAAATGTTAATATTCATTAAACGTGAATGTATAAAAGGCTGAACAAATATTGCAATTTGATCAGCCTCACTCATTCATCTTAAATTTATATACAACTAAACCTGTGACTTGGTTGCTGAACTTTGCGATACAGCGCTATTGGCAGGCACACTTTGGGTAATCCACACATTTCCACCAATCACCGCACCCTGCCCAATGGTAATACGTCCAAGAATCGTTGCTCCTGCATAGATCACCACATTATCTTCCACAATCGGATGACGCGCATATTCTTTCTGTAAACGCCCTGCATCATCGACTTCAAAACGCTTCGCGCCAAGTGTCACAGCCTGATAAATACGGACATTTTTACCAATAATACAGGTTTCACCAATCACCACACCTGTCCCATGATCAATAAAGAATCCTTGGTCAATCTGAGCACCTGGATGGATATCAATACCTGTTTTAGAATGAGAAATTTCAGCAATCAGACGTGCCAGTAAAGACAAATCTTTTTTATAAAACTCATGAGCAATACGATGGTAAATAATGGCGAGTATGCCTGGATAGCACAACAGAACCTCATCAACACTACGTGCCGCAGGATCACCCTCATAAGCCGCAATCACATCAGTATCCAGAATACGGCGCAATTCGGGAAGTTTTTGTGCAAATTCACTCACAATACTTTGTGCAAGCACATCAATCACTTCCGCATTTTCATTATGCTTTTTATATTTATAGTCATAGGTCAAATTGAGTTTGACCTGTTCCCGCAATGCATAAAGTGTTTTTTCAAGTGTATGTGCAATGTAGAAATTTTCACTCTGCTGACGTAGATCGTGTGGCCCCAGACGCATTGGAAATAAGATGCCACACAGATCATTCATGATTTTTTTAATTTCTTCTTTAGAGGGCAACTCTCGCCCACCAAAATCTTTCAGACTTTTCTGTTGTGTACGCCATTCATTACGCGCTTGCTGTAATTCAGTGACAATATTTTGAATGTTCCATTGCGTCATGGGATTGCCTGCATGAGATTTCTTTTTTCATTATATGAATAAAGTATTCGGTTCAATATTCTTTATTCAATTCTTATGAAGAATATTATTTTATTTGCTACCTTTTAGATAAACATTGTTGATATATCTTTATCAAAATTTTGCATTTAGCCACAGTTGAAGTCGATGCCATGTTTGAATGCTTAGCAATAAATGATCCAGATAATAAAAATCTCTTTTCCCAAAATAAGAATAAGCAATTCAACTTTTATTCATTTTCAGAATATAAAAAATCATTATATTTAATATCAACTTCTCTAATAGATTATTTCAAATTCTGCGTAGCTTAGCTTAAAAACTGCTTTATTCAGGATTTGATTCAGGTGTGTAACATGAATAGTACGACTAAAATTGAACTTCCAGAATTGGATGACAACAAGATTCAGCAAATCTTTGCCGATGCAAAACAACGGGTTGAAGATCATTATCTTGAATTTACAGGTACTGTTTTACCGCATGAAGCATGGGCTTTATTTCAGGCAGGTCATGCCGTGATTGTGGATGTACGTACCAATGAAGAACGTAAATTCGTCGGCTATGTCGAAGACACCATTCATATTCCCTGGGCAACAGGAACTGCATTAAACCGCAATCCCCGCTTTGCCAAAGAACTGGAATCTAAAGTGGGTAAAGACAAAACCATTCTACTTCTATGCCGTAGTGGTAAACGTTCTGCGGCTGCGGCAAATGTCGCCTTTAATGCAGGCTTTGAAAATATTTACAACATCGAACAAGGTTTTGAAGGTGATCTGGATGAAGACAATCATCGAGGTTCATTCAATGGATGGCGTTTTCATCACCTGCCTTGGCGTCAAGAATAAATAACTCGGGCGAACTATAAGTTCGCCCTGAAACTGACGCTCCATTTTAATTCCATTCTCCATTTTTTACTAAAACTTCAATTGCCTGGGAGAGGATCATTTTTGCCTAAAAAAACTTAAACCAACTGTAATGCTTCATTTTTGAAATGTTTTCTTTAGAATTTTAGGATGTATAAAAATGGCTAAAAACCAAGAAGTAGCCCGCCAATCGTTAAGTGATCAGGCTGCCCGTCAGCTTGCCAATGCAACAAAAACAGTACCTCAGCTTTCAACCATTACACCTCGCTGGTTAACACATTTATTGCAATGGACACCTGTAGAAGCGGGTATTTATCGTGTCAATCAAGTCAGCAATACCGATGATATTCAGGTGGCGTGTACACAACGTGACGAAGCGACATTGCCACAGACTTTTGTGGACTATGAACTTAACCCACGTGAATATTTTCTCAATGGCGTTTCAACGGTTTTAGACATCCATACCCGTGTCTCAGATTTGTACAGTAGCCCGCATGATCAGATCAAAGAACAATTACGTTTAACCATTGAAACCATTAAAGAGCGTCAGGAAAGCGAACTGATCAATAACCCTGAATACGGTTTATTGGCAAGTGTTGCTGATAGTCAGCGTCTTTCAACCTTGACAGGTGCACCAACGCCTGACGATTTTGATGATCTCCTGCGTAAAGTATGGAAAGAACCAGGCTTCTTCCTTGCCCATCCTGATGCAATTGCAGCATTTGGTCGTGAATGTACCCGTCGTGGCGTGCCACCACCAACTGTTAGCTTATTCGGTTCTCAGTTCATCACATGGCGTGGTGTTCCATTGATTCCATCGAATAAAATCCCTGTGGAAGATGGTAAAACCAAAATCATCCTGTTACGTGTTGGCGAAAAGCGTCAAGGTGTAGTCGGATTATTCCAACCGGGTCTTGCAGGTGAACAAGCGCCTGGTCTATCTGTACGCTTCATGGGGATTAACCGCAATGCGATTGCATCTTATCTGATCTCATTATATTGCTCTTTGGCGGTACTGACTGAAGATGCTTTGGCTGTACTTGAAGATGTGGAGGTTGATAAATACCATGACTATCCAAGTACTTACAAGTAATTCATTGCCGACTGATACGGCATCTGCACAAGCCGATGCACCGATCAGTGAATCTGTGCTTGCACAATTGGCAGCAGAGTTTTTCTCTGCTTTGCCCAAACAAAATGCGCAGGGTTTAAACTTGGATTTACCTGAACAGGCTACAGGCAATGGCATCAGCCATCCACCGCAACCGAAAGATCCAATTGCGGCATTGAGTGGTCGTGTGCCTGCTGTAGTGCAACAAAGCAGCCTGAATCCAAGTGCGACACAACGATTCGCTGATCCAACCGCAGATCATCCTGAGCGTCGAATTTTATCTTCAGCGCCTGTGATTGGCGGTGCGCACACTCCTGATCCGTCTGCGTTATCGAATCGGATTCATTTGCCTTCTGCTACAACAGAAACACCAAGTGCATCTGCAATATCGCAACAAAATACGGCGCAGGGACAATCTGCTTATTACTTTTTAGACATTCCAAAGCCTGATGCGCTACAAGCAACAGCGCCAAGTGATGTATTGCGTAATCCTTTTGCTTTTGATGACTATCATGTTGTGGATGATCATCAACTCAAAGGCTTGCTCAAAGATCGTAATGACAAACCTGCGACTACTGAATCGGGCTATTATTTTGCTTCTGCGCCAAGTGTTGAGCAATCACAGTTTCAGCGTGAGCAAAATTTGCAAATCCCGACCACTGCACAAAATCATCAACCGATTGATATTTTGCAGATCCGTCGTGATTTTCCGATTTTGCAAGAACGTGTGAATGGTAAACCATTAATTTGGTTGGATAATGCAGCAACCACACATAAACCTAAAGCTGTGATAGATCGAATTTCATATTTTTATGAACATGAAAATTCCAACATTCATCGTGCAGCGCATGAACTTGCGGCACGTGCAAGCGATGCTTATGAACATGCTCGTGATGTGGTGGCTCGTTTTATCGGTGCGCCCTCTGCACAAAACATTGTTTTTGTCCGTGGTACGACAGAAGGTATTAACCTGATTGCAAAATCTTGGGGCAAGCAAAATATTGGTGCAGGTGATGAAATCATCGTGTCCAACCTTGAGCACCATGCCAATATTGTGCCGTGGTTCCAACTCACCAAAGAAACTGGGGCGAAACTACGAGTCATTCCTGTGGATGATACGGGGCAGATTCGAATTGATGAGTTTATTAAACTGCTCAATCCGAAAACCAAACTGGTTGCCATTACCCAAGTCTCCAATGCCTTGGGAACTGTAACACCAACGCAGGAAATCATTGCCTTGGCACATGCAGCAGGTGTACGTGTATTGATTGATGGTGCGCAGTCCGTGTCACACATGCCAACCAATGTCACCGCACTTGATGCAGACTTCTTTGTCTTTTCAGGGCATAAAGTCTTTGGTCCTACAGGCATCGGCGCAGTCTATGCCAAATCCGAATTGCTCGACAGCATGCCGGTCTGGGAAGGTGGCGGTAACATGATTCAGGACGTGACTTTTGAAAATGTGATTTACCAGCCTGCACCCAATAAATTTGAAGCAGGTACAGGAAATATTGCAGATGCAGTCGGTCTAGGTGCTGCACTGGAATATGTGGAAAGTATTGGTATTCACAATATTGCACGTTATGAACATGACCTGCTTGAGTACGGACAACATGCGCTACAAAGTGTTTCAGGCTTGCGTCTGATCGGCACTGCGCTGAATAAAGCGAGTGTGATGTCTTTTACCCTCGCAGGTTATGAAACGGAAGAAGTAGGCAAAGTGCTGAATCAGTATGGTATTGCAGTGCGTACAGGTCATCATTGTGCCCAACCGATCTTGCGCCGTTTTGGTGTAGAACGCACTGTACGCCCTTCTTTAGCGTTTTATAACACCACTGAGGAGATTGATCTGCTGGTTTCTGTGCTTCACCAGCTAAGACGTAACCGTTCACTCAGAACCTGATTGAACGGTTTACTCATAAAAGAACCGCCTTTTTCGAAAGGCGGTTCTTTTTTATGCAAAATAAAAATAAAATCTATGTTTATTCTTTCTTAAAAAAGAAAAGACTGTTAAATAAACAATCCGTTACATAACTTTACAGTCACTTATTTTATATTTCAATAATTTCAAAATCGTGTGTAATTTCAACACCACCGTCAGACAGCATTTTACTGGCAGAACAGTACTTTTCTGCGGACAGCTCTACAGCTTTAGCAACCTGCTTTTCCTTGACTGCTGTGCCTTTCACCACAAAATGCAAGTGTATTTTTGTGAACACTGCTGGAATGGCGTCTGCGCGTTCAGCTTTAAGCTCACATACAACATCTGTCACATCCTGACGTGATTTCTTAAGAATAGTCACAATGTCAAATGAAGCACACCCACCAAGTCCCATAAGTATGAGCTCCATGGGACGTGGTCCACGGTTTTCCCCTCCATACGCAGAGGCCCCATCCATCACTACACTATGACCACTTTCAGATTTTGCTTCAAAAGCAACATTCTTAAGCCAATGAACACTAGTTTGCATTGCAACAGAGATGGATCCGTAAATTTGAACAACTCCTATAAGTGATATTCTGCTCCTCAAATGATGTTATAAACATCAATATATGGAGTATTTTATGGCACGTAGACCAAGAAGAAATCATTCAAATGATTTTAAAGCTAAGGTAGCACTTGCTGCGATTAAAGCAGAAAAAACACTTGCTGAATTGAGTGCTGAGTTTGATGTTCATCAAAACCAAATTATTGACTGGAAAAATCAATTGATCTCAGCTTCCTCGCAAGCTTTCGATCAATCAAAAGCTCCAACAGAACCACCCATCGATCTAAAAAAACTACATGCAAAAATCGGTGAGCAGGCATTAGAAATTGATTTTTTAGAAGGTGTGTTGAAGAAACTGGGCCGCTTCAACCACAAAAGTTAATCGACGACTCACTTCAGATTTCAGTATCTAAGCAAGCTAAGCTGCTGAAAGTCTCCCGTGGTTGTTATTACTATCGCCCAAAACCTGTGAGTGCATCAGATCTGAAGCTGATGCGATGTATTGATGAATTACATATGCAATATCCTTTTGCAGGCAGTCGTATGATGCGTGATTTGTTGAATCGTCAAGGACATCATATAGGACGACGTCATACACGTACTTTAATGAAGAAAATGGGTATTCAGGCGTTATATTGCAAACCAAATTTAAGCCAGGCTAATCAAGCTCACCGTAAATATCCATATCTGCTCAAAGGGTTGGCTATTCAGCGCAGTAATCAAGTGTGGTCTACGGATATAACGTATATCCCTATGGCAAAAGGCTTTGTTTATTTATGTGCTGTGATTGATTGGCATAGCCGCAAGGTACTTGCGCATAGGGTATCGATTAGTATGGAGGTGGATTTTTGTATTTCGGCTTTAAATGAAGCGATTGAAAAATATGGTCGACCTGAAATATTTAATACAGACCAAGGCAGCCAGTTTACCAGTGATGCATTTATTGATGTATTGAAATCAAATGGCATTCAAATCAGTATGGATGGTAAAGGTCGATGGGTAGATAATGTGATGGTTGAACGATTATGGCGGAGCGTTAAATATGAAGAGGTGTATCTCAAAGCTTATAGCAGTGTCACAGATGCGAAAAAGCAATTAAGTGCATATTTTGAGTTTTATAATTTGAAACGACCTCATTCGAGTCTAGACAAAATGACACCAAATGAGTTTTACTATGATCAGCTACCCCAACAAAACAAGGTGGCTTAACTAGAGCGGAATATCACTTATAAATACGCTTTTAGTTGTTCAAACAAGTGGGACCACCTCTCAACTACCTAAAAAAAGCTATAAATTTACAAGGTACCTGTACACTAACATAATTTGAGTTGATAAGGAATTTCATCTCTTCTGTGTGACAAGTTCATTTTAGGTCTTGTGCGATCTATTACTTATCCAAATTCGGAACCGTTAGCATGACTTCAAACTTTTCACAACTAAGCACTGATGCGCTGTCTCCAGGACAGCTGCCAGAGTCAGTTAAAGCATTATTAAAACGTGCTTATATCAACCGTTATCCAAAACGTACAACAATTGTTGATGCAGGTTCAGAATCCAAATCGCTGTATCTGATCCTTAAAGGTTCAGTATCTATTATTCTGCGTGAAGATGATGAACGTGAAATCGTTGTTGCATATTTGAATCCGGGTGATTTTTTTGGGGAAATGGGTCTTTTCGAAGCGAATCCACAACGTACTGCTGAAGTCCGCACTCGTGACGTTTGTGAAATTGCTGAAATTACCTATGAAAATTTTCACGAACTCAGCAAGCAATATCCTGACTTAAGCTACGCTGTGTTTGCTCAGCTTGTGCGTCGTTTAAAAAACACCACACGCAAAGTAACAGACCTTGCATTTATTGACGTATCCGGTCGTATTGCACGCTGTCTGATTGATCTGTCTTCTCAACCAGAAGCAATGATTCTCCCTAACGGTCGTCAGATCCGTATTACCCGTCAGGAAATTGGCCGTATTGTTGGGTGTTCCCGTGAAATGGTTGGCCGCGTTCTCAAGACCCTGGAAGAACAGGGAATGATTGAAACTGATGGTAAAGCTATCCTGATTTTTGATGTCTCTTTAGAACAGAATGAAGTTTCTGAAGATGAATTTGATGAAGAAGATTAATCTTCTGATTCAATCAAAAAAGCAAATCTCCGGATTTGCTTTTTTTATGCCTCATATATTCTTTTTTGATTTCTGTCCCTCTTTTTATCATTTTACAGCCTGTGACTCTTAGGATAATGTATTCAAAGAATGAAACATGCACATATCAACAAGGATGTACCATGCAGTTTAAACCACTCGCCAGAACCGGAATTCTGTTACCTGAAATTTGCCTGGGCACCATGACATTTGGAGAACAGAATTCACAGGATGATGCTTTTAAACAACTGAATTATGCACTTGAGCGTGGTCTGAATTTCTGGGATACAGCAGAGATGTATCCCGTTCCTCCCAAGCCTGAAACTCAGGGTTCCACCGAGCAGATGATAGGCAACTGGATTACAGAAAATGGACAACGGGACAAACTTTTCCTGGCGTCAAAAATTGCTGGCCCATCTCAGGGTGGATCTCACATTCGTGATGGACAGACACGTTTCACAGCAACAGATATCAGCTCTGCACTGGATGGCTCTCTAAAACGATTACAGACCGATTACATTGATCTCTATCAGTTGCACTGGCCTCAGCGTCCAAGCCCGATTTTCGGCAAGCTGAGCTACGGAAACGCAGAAGCAACTGCGCAGCAGGATATTACGCCTCTCGAGGAAACGCTTTCTGCACTGAATGATGAAGTCAAACGGGGACGTATCCGCTTTATTGGCCTATCCAATGAAACACCATGGGGAACCATGAAGTTCCTGCAGCTCGCAGAGAAACTGGGAATGGAGAAAGTGGTCAGCGTACAGAATGCTTACAGTCTGCTGAATCGAACCTATGAAAGTGGCATGTCAGAAATTGCCCGTTTTGAAGATGTCGGACTATTGGCGTATTCACCTCTGGCTTTTGGCTATCTGACAGGAAAATACCGCCATGGCGTACGACCTGCAAATGGACGGATTACTCTTTTTTCACGTTTCAGTCGTTACAGTAATCCCGAAAGTGAATGGGCAACTGAACAATATGCGCAACTTGCCGAACAGCATGGACTGACTCTGACACAGCTTGCACTTGCATTTATCAAGCAGCAGTTTTTTGTCACAAGTACCATTATTGGCGCAACAACCATGGAACAACTTAAAGAAAATATTGATGCATTTGATACTGATCTTTCAGATGAAATCTTAGAGAGCATCAATGCCATTCACCGTCAGCAGCCTAACCCTGCTCCCTGAAGTATACTTCTGAGATATTTCTGAAAATACTTTCTTCCTGATTAAAAAAGGATGCATCTGCATCCTTTTTTACTGACCAGGTTGATCAGTTCAATTTTTTTAAAGTGTTATTTACCGCCACGAGCATTATAGACTGTCATCGCCGCAGGTAAATTTTTCCTCATTGCCTCAATACGCTGAGTGTTAGATGGGTGTGTTGACAGGAATGATGCATTACCACCATTACTTGCTTTTGCCATCTTCTCCCAAAGCGTAATCGCAGATTGTGGATTATAACCCGCCCTCGCCATCAGCATTAAACCACCCTGATCAGCACGGCTTTCCAGGTTACGTGAATACGGCAAGCCTACTCCCAGCTGAGAACCGATCTGTGCAATAGCTGCACCACCCTCACCCACACCTGCACTACTTAAACCAATTCCTAAAGCAAGGTCAGTCAGTGCCTGAGCACCTAATTTGCTTTTCGAATGCTCTTCCAGCGCATGGATCATTTCATGCCCCATAATTGCAGCAATCTCAGCATCCGTAAGATTTAAACGCTCTACAATTCCGGTATAAAACACAACCTTGCCACCCGGCATAACCGAAGCGTTCAGTTCATTGGATTTGATTACAGAAACCTGCCACTGGAATGGCTGTCCCGTCTGGTTCATCTGATCAGCATACGGGCGTAAACGGTTGTACACTGAATTAATACGTTTGTAAGTATTTGAACTTGTATCAAGCACGCCTTTACTGCGAGCCGTACTGATAGTCTGAGAATAGTTCTGGGCTGCCGCCGCATTTAAAGTAGCAGAATCTGCTCCTGCCATATCAGCTACGGTCGCACAACCCGAAACCGTAACCACTGCAACTGCACATAAACTGAATAACAGTCTGTTCTTCATTATAATAATCTCCACATTTCAGAAGCATACTCATGATAGGCGGATTATAGGTGATAGAAATGTAGCTTCCTATTATTAATCAACACACATTAATATT encodes the following:
- the epsC gene encoding serine O-acetyltransferase EpsC; amino-acid sequence: MTQWNIQNIVTELQQARNEWRTQQKSLKDFGGRELPSKEEIKKIMNDLCGILFPMRLGPHDLRQQSENFYIAHTLEKTLYALREQVKLNLTYDYKYKKHNENAEVIDVLAQSIVSEFAQKLPELRRILDTDVIAAYEGDPAARSVDEVLLCYPGILAIIYHRIAHEFYKKDLSLLARLIAEISHSKTGIDIHPGAQIDQGFFIDHGTGVVIGETCIIGKNVRIYQAVTLGAKRFEVDDAGRLQKEYARHPIVEDNVVIYAGATILGRITIGQGAVIGGNVWITQSVPANSAVSQSSATKSQV
- a CDS encoding rhodanese-like domain-containing protein → MNSTTKIELPELDDNKIQQIFADAKQRVEDHYLEFTGTVLPHEAWALFQAGHAVIVDVRTNEERKFVGYVEDTIHIPWATGTALNRNPRFAKELESKVGKDKTILLLCRSGKRSAAAANVAFNAGFENIYNIEQGFEGDLDEDNHRGSFNGWRFHHLPWRQE
- a CDS encoding family 2A encapsulin nanocompartment shell protein: MAKNQEVARQSLSDQAARQLANATKTVPQLSTITPRWLTHLLQWTPVEAGIYRVNQVSNTDDIQVACTQRDEATLPQTFVDYELNPREYFLNGVSTVLDIHTRVSDLYSSPHDQIKEQLRLTIETIKERQESELINNPEYGLLASVADSQRLSTLTGAPTPDDFDDLLRKVWKEPGFFLAHPDAIAAFGRECTRRGVPPPTVSLFGSQFITWRGVPLIPSNKIPVEDGKTKIILLRVGEKRQGVVGLFQPGLAGEQAPGLSVRFMGINRNAIASYLISLYCSLAVLTEDALAVLEDVEVDKYHDYPSTYK
- a CDS encoding family 2A encapsulin nanocompartment cargo protein cysteine desulfurase, producing MTIQVLTSNSLPTDTASAQADAPISESVLAQLAAEFFSALPKQNAQGLNLDLPEQATGNGISHPPQPKDPIAALSGRVPAVVQQSSLNPSATQRFADPTADHPERRILSSAPVIGGAHTPDPSALSNRIHLPSATTETPSASAISQQNTAQGQSAYYFLDIPKPDALQATAPSDVLRNPFAFDDYHVVDDHQLKGLLKDRNDKPATTESGYYFASAPSVEQSQFQREQNLQIPTTAQNHQPIDILQIRRDFPILQERVNGKPLIWLDNAATTHKPKAVIDRISYFYEHENSNIHRAAHELAARASDAYEHARDVVARFIGAPSAQNIVFVRGTTEGINLIAKSWGKQNIGAGDEIIVSNLEHHANIVPWFQLTKETGAKLRVIPVDDTGQIRIDEFIKLLNPKTKLVAITQVSNALGTVTPTQEIIALAHAAGVRVLIDGAQSVSHMPTNVTALDADFFVFSGHKVFGPTGIGAVYAKSELLDSMPVWEGGGNMIQDVTFENVIYQPAPNKFEAGTGNIADAVGLGAALEYVESIGIHNIARYEHDLLEYGQHALQSVSGLRLIGTALNKASVMSFTLAGYETEEVGKVLNQYGIAVRTGHHCAQPILRRFGVERTVRPSLAFYNTTEEIDLLVSVLHQLRRNRSLRT
- a CDS encoding OsmC family protein, which codes for MQTSVHWLKNVAFEAKSESGHSVVMDGASAYGGENRGPRPMELILMGLGGCASFDIVTILKKSRQDVTDVVCELKAERADAIPAVFTKIHLHFVVKGTAVKEKQVAKAVELSAEKYCSASKMLSDGGVEITHDFEIIEI
- a CDS encoding IS3-like element ISAba14 family transposase (programmed frameshift), with product MARRPRRNHSNDFKAKVALAAIKAEKTLAELSAEFDVHQNQIIDWKNQLISASSQAFDQSKAPTEPPIDLKKLHAKIGEQALEIGFFRRCVEETGPLQPQKLIDDSLQISVSKQAKLLKVSRGCYYYRPKPVSASDLKLMRCIDELHMQYPFAGSRMMRDLLNRQGHHIGRRHTRTLMKKMGIQALYCKPNLSQANQAHRKYPYLLKGLAIQRSNQVWSTDITYIPMAKGFVYLCAVIDWHSRKVLAHRVSISMEVDFCISALNEAIEKYGRPEIFNTDQGSQFTSDAFIDVLKSNGIQISMDGKGRWVDNVMVERLWRSVKYEEVYLKAYSSVTDAKKQLSAYFEFYNLKRPHSSLDKMTPNEFYYDQLPQQNKVA
- the crp gene encoding cAMP-activated global transcriptional regulator CRP encodes the protein MTSNFSQLSTDALSPGQLPESVKALLKRAYINRYPKRTTIVDAGSESKSLYLILKGSVSIILREDDEREIVVAYLNPGDFFGEMGLFEANPQRTAEVRTRDVCEIAEITYENFHELSKQYPDLSYAVFAQLVRRLKNTTRKVTDLAFIDVSGRIARCLIDLSSQPEAMILPNGRQIRITRQEIGRIVGCSREMVGRVLKTLEEQGMIETDGKAILIFDVSLEQNEVSEDEFDEED
- a CDS encoding NADP(H)-dependent aldo-keto reductase → MQFKPLARTGILLPEICLGTMTFGEQNSQDDAFKQLNYALERGLNFWDTAEMYPVPPKPETQGSTEQMIGNWITENGQRDKLFLASKIAGPSQGGSHIRDGQTRFTATDISSALDGSLKRLQTDYIDLYQLHWPQRPSPIFGKLSYGNAEATAQQDITPLEETLSALNDEVKRGRIRFIGLSNETPWGTMKFLQLAEKLGMEKVVSVQNAYSLLNRTYESGMSEIARFEDVGLLAYSPLAFGYLTGKYRHGVRPANGRITLFSRFSRYSNPESEWATEQYAQLAEQHGLTLTQLALAFIKQQFFVTSTIIGATTMEQLKENIDAFDTDLSDEILESINAIHRQQPNPAP
- a CDS encoding M48 family metallopeptidase; amino-acid sequence: MKNRLLFSLCAVAVVTVSGCATVADMAGADSATLNAAAAQNYSQTISTARSKGVLDTSSNTYKRINSVYNRLRPYADQMNQTGQPFQWQVSVIKSNELNASVMPGGKVVFYTGIVERLNLTDAEIAAIMGHEMIHALEEHSKSKLGAQALTDLALGIGLSSAGVGEGGAAIAQIGSQLGVGLPYSRNLESRADQGGLMLMARAGYNPQSAITLWEKMAKASNGGNASFLSTHPSNTQRIEAMRKNLPAAMTVYNARGGK